The genomic region ATGAATCCGTGGCATGGTAACGCCTGATCAACAGAAACATCTGATCTATCGCGTAGGTGTGGGGCCGTGCGTGACTTCCTGAGGAGGTCCGGTTGCTGACAGGTACTCGGTTCACCAGCGACGCCGTGCCCGTCGTCGGCGAGTCGGTCGGGAAAGGACGGTCCCGGCGATGAGCGCCGTCGAGGCGACCCCGGCAGCGCGGGACGGCGTGTTCACCGACCGGCTCCGTGAGTGGGTCTCGCACGCCGTCGCCGAGTTCACCGCCGCCACCGCGCTCGTCGTCCTGTTCATCGCGCTGAGCATCGCGAGCCCGTACTTCCTGACGGCGGACAACCTGTTCAACATCGGCGCGCAGACGGCGGTGATCGCCATCATCGCCGCCGCGCAGACGATGGTCATCATCACCGGGGGCATCGACCTGTCGGTCGGATCGGTCGCCGCCCTCGCCGGTGTGACAGGGGCGATTGTCGTCCGTGACCTGGGTTTCCCGCTCCTCGCGGCGACAGCCGTCGCGATCGGCGTCGGCGCGCTGGCCGGGCTCGTCAACGGGCTGCTGGTGACAGTGGCCCGGATTCCCCCGTTCATCGCGACTCTGGGGACGATGTCCGCCGGTCGCGGCCTGGTCTTCATCATCACCGGAGCCGTCGGAGTGTACGGACTGCCCCGGTCCTTCCAACTGCTCGGCAACGGTGAGATCGTCGGCATCCCGTTCGCCGTGGTGATCACCGCCGTGGTCGCCGTGGGGGTCGCGTTCCTGCTGTCACAGACCCGCTTCGGCCAGTACACGTACGCGATGGGCTCCAACCTGGAGGCGGCCCGCCGCTCGGGCATCCGCGTGGGTCGCCACCTGACCGGCGTCTACGTCCTGGCGGGCGTCCTGGTCGGGCTGGGCGGCATGATCGCCGCCTCCCGGGTCAACTCCGGCCAGCCGAACTACGGCATCTCGCTGGAACTCGACGTCATCGCCGCCGCTGTCATCGGCGGCGCCAGCCTCTTCGGTGGCCAGGGCCGGATCGTCGGGACCATCATCGGCGCCTTCCTCATCGCGCTGGTCCGCAACGGCGCCGTCCTGCTCGACATCAGCATTCACTACCAGCAGGTGATCGTCGGCGTGATCATCTGGGCCGCCGTCTACTTCGACCAGTACCGCCGCCGGCGGCTGGAGTCCCGGGGCTGACCCGCCGTTCCCGCAGTCCGACAGAGGAAGGACGCACACCATGGCACACACCACCACCAGCCGGCGGACCCGAGGACGGCGCCTGCGCGCGCCGGGCCTGCTCGCCGCCGCCGCTGTCGTCGCCCTGCTCGGCGCCTGCGGCGGGGTCGAGGTCCGCGACGGCGGCGACGGCGGGTCGACCGACGCCAGCGGTCCGTTGAAGCTCGCCGTCGTGCCCAAGGCCGTCGGCGCCGACTACTGGAACACTGTGAAGGCCGGCGCCGAGTGTGCCGCCCAGCGCGCCGGTGACGTCACAGTGCAGTGGGACGGCGTGACGACCGAGACGGACGTCGAGGGCCAGGTCAACCTGATCCAGAACTTCGTCACCAGGAAGGTCGACGGCATCGTCTACGCGGCCACCGACTCGCGGGCGCTGGCACCGGCCACCGAGCAGGCG from Micromonospora profundi harbors:
- a CDS encoding ABC transporter permease codes for the protein MSAVEATPAARDGVFTDRLREWVSHAVAEFTAATALVVLFIALSIASPYFLTADNLFNIGAQTAVIAIIAAAQTMVIITGGIDLSVGSVAALAGVTGAIVVRDLGFPLLAATAVAIGVGALAGLVNGLLVTVARIPPFIATLGTMSAGRGLVFIITGAVGVYGLPRSFQLLGNGEIVGIPFAVVITAVVAVGVAFLLSQTRFGQYTYAMGSNLEAARRSGIRVGRHLTGVYVLAGVLVGLGGMIAASRVNSGQPNYGISLELDVIAAAVIGGASLFGGQGRIVGTIIGAFLIALVRNGAVLLDISIHYQQVIVGVIIWAAVYFDQYRRRRLESRG